A region of Salvia splendens isolate huo1 chromosome 17, SspV2, whole genome shotgun sequence DNA encodes the following proteins:
- the LOC121775520 gene encoding 26S proteasome non-ATPase regulatory subunit 12 homolog A-like, producing the protein MADGAGSLEAKIESLLNLEKQMRQVGDVAGTRKAATDILQLCYEAGAWQTLNEQILLISKRRGQLKQAVQAMVQQAMQYIDQTPDIDTKIELIKTLNSVSAGKIYVEIERARLIKKLAKIKEEQGHIAEAADLMQEVAVETFGAMAKTEKIAFILEQVRLCLDRQDYVRAQILSRKISSRVFEADPSKEKKKTKEGESIVEEAPADIPSLLELKRIYYQLMIRYYSHNNDYLEICRCYKSIYDIPSVKEDSAQWIPVLRKICWYLVLSPHDPMQSSLLNSTLEDKNLSEIPHFRLLLKQLVTMEVIQWTTLWGTFENEFANEKEMLGGSLGEKAAEDLKLRVIEHNILVVSKYYSRITLKRLADLLCLTVQETEKHLSDMVVSKALVAKIDRPPGLICFQAAKDSNDILNLWSSNLEKLLDLVEKSCHQIHKETMVHKAALSLKS; encoded by the exons ATG GCTGATGGAGCTGGCAGTTTGGAGGCGAAAATTGAGTCGCTTCTCAATCTGGAGAAGCAGATGAGGCAAGTTGGCGACGTCGCCGGCACACGGAAGGCCGCCACCGATATTCTGCAGCTATGCTACGAAGCCGGCGCTTGGCAGACACTCAACGAGCAGATTCTGCTCATTTCCAAGCGCCGTGGACAGTTGAAACAG GCTGTACAAGCCATGGTTCAACAAGCAATGCAATATATTGACCAGACTCCAGATATTGATACTAAAATTGAGCTTATTAAGACACTAAACAGTGTATCGGCTGGGAAG ATTTACGTTGAGATAGAGAGAGCTCGCCTCATTAAGAAACTTGCTAAGATAAAGGAAGAACAAGGACATATAGCTGAGGCTGCAGATTTAATGCAAGAAGTTGCG GTAGAAACATTTGGAGCCATggcaaaaactgaaaaaatagCTTTCATACTTGAGCAA GTTCGTTTATGTTTGGACCGCCAAGACTATGTTCGTGCTCAAATACTCTCAAGAAAGATAAGTTCTAGAGTTTTTGAGGCTGACCcatcaaaagaaaagaaaaaaacaaaagaaggtGAAAGCATTGTTGAAGAGGCTCCTGCTGATATCCCATCTCTGTTGGAGTTGAAGCGGATCTACTACCAGTTAATGATTAG GTATTACTCTCACAACAATGATTACCTCGAAATATGCCGATGTTACAAGTCAATATATGATATCCCCTCTGTGAAAGAAGACTCAGCCCAGTGGATACCG GTTCTTAGAAAAATATGCTGGTATTTGGTATTGTCTCCTCATGATCCTATGCAATCTAGCCTTCTTAACTCAACCCTGGAGGATAAGAACCTATCAGAAATTCCTCATTTCAG GTTGCTGTTGAAACAACTGGTTACCATGGAGGTTATTCAATGGACGACTCTCTGGGGCACATTCGAAAATGAGTTTGCAAATGAAAAGGAAATGCTTGGTGGTTCTTTGGGTGAAAAGGCAGCTGAGGATTTGAAACTCAGAGTAATAGAACAT AACATCCTTGTCGTCTCTAAGTACTATTCACGGATAACCTTGAAGAGACTTGCAGATCTATTATGCCTCACTGTTCAG GAAACCGAGAAACATCTCTCAGATATGGTCGTCTCGAAAGCACTAGTGGCAAAGATCGACAGACCTCCAGGCCTGATCTGTTTCCAAGCAGCTAAGGACAGTAACGATATCTTGAACTTGTGGTCATCGAACTTGGAGAAGCTACTCGACCTCGTGGAGAAGAGCTGCCACCAAATTCACAAGGAGACAATGGTCCACAAAGCTGCGCTGAGTTTGAAAAGTTGA